GCTGCCGGTCGCGATTTCCTACGTGGGCATCAGCAAACGCGCGATCGCCAAGAGCAAAAAAGACGCCAACCGCGACCATCCGTTCTGGCGCCTGTTGTCGAACTTCGCCAGCCCCAAAGTCGCGCCAATCTCCGTTGCCCTGGCCCTGATCGCCTTCGGTGGCGGCCTGTGGTACAGCCAGAACCTGAAAATCGGCGACCTCGACCAGGGCGCTCCGGAACTGCGTCCGGACTCGCGCTACAACAAAGACAACAACTTCATCATCAACAACTACTCCACCAGCTCCGATGTGTTGGTGGTGATGGTCAAGACCAAGGCTGAAGGCTGCTCGCGCTACGAAGCCATGGCGCCCATCGACCAGTTGATGTGGAAGATGCAGAACACCGAGGGTGTGCAGTCGGCAATTTCCCTGGTGACTGTGTCCAAGCAGATGATCAAGGGCATGAACGAGGGCAACCTGAAATGGGAAACCCTGTCGCGGAACCCGGATGTGCTGAACAACTCCATCGCCCGTGCCGACGGCCTGTACAACAACAATTGCTCCCTGGCGCCGGTGCTGGTGTTCCTCAACGACCACAAGGCCGAAACCCTCGACCGTGCGGTGCATGCGGTGCAGGACTTCGCCAAGGAGAACAACAAGGAAGGCCTGGAGTTCATCCTCGCCGCCGGTAACGCCGGGATCGAAGCGGCCACCAACGAGGTGATCAAGGAAGCCGAGCTGACCATCCTGATCCTGGTCTACTTGTGCGTGGCGACCATGTGCATGATCACCTTCCGCTCCTGGGCGGCGACCCTGTGCATCGTGCTGCCGCTGGTGCTGACCTCGGTGCTGGGTAACGCGCTGATGGCGTTCATGGGCATCGGCGTCAAGGTTGCGACCTTGCCGGTGGTGGCGTTGGGTGTGGGCATTGGTGTGGACTACGGCATCTATATCTACAGCCGCCTGGAAAGTTTCCTGCGTGCCGGTCTACCGTTGCAGGAAGCCTACTACCAGACGCTCAAGTCCACCGGTAAAGCCGTATTGTTCACCGGCCTGTGCCTGGCAATCGGTGTGTGCACCTGGATCTTCTCGGCCATCAAGTTCCAGGCCGATATGGGCCTGATGCTGACCTTCATGCTGCTGTGGAACATGTTTGGCGCCCTGTGGCTGCTGCCGGCACTGGCGCGGTTCTTGATCAAACCCGAGAAACTGGCGGGGCAGAAGGGCAACTCGTTGTTTGCCCACTGATCAGCAATTGATCGAGTGCGGGGTGTGGCGAGGGAGCTTGTCCCTCACCACTCCCCGCCCTCAACCAGCGATAGCGATCAACCTGTAGACGCTGCCAGGGTCAAACGACCCGGGGTTGTGAAGCCGGCGCGATGGCTAAAAACAGTTGGTCCTGGGGCGGCGTGAGCAGCACATACACGATTGTCTCGATGGACTCGGCCCCAGGCTCTAGCTGAGCGCGCAACTGCGCTTGCACGTGTTGTTTGAGCAGGTCTTTTTGTGTGTATTTACGTTGGCTGGCCAGTTTCAGATGGGCCCGGGTGTACTGGGCCGGTGGTGCATCGGCGCTGGCATAGTGGAAATGGGCGTACCACAACACGGTGGGAGGCCGCAAAGCTTTGTCATACACGGCGTACTCAGTGAAGAAGTCGCCGCTGAGGGTTGGGCGCTGTGGGTCGGCCAGGCTGGTCAGGTTGATATCGATTTCTTTATGGCGCCACAAATAATCGAGGCTTTCCAGCGTCGGCAGTTGCCGTTTGTACGCGGCACTGCAGCGGTTCTGTGCCGTGCGCTGCATGTCTTTGGCGTGTGCCTGGAAGTCGTCGATCAGTGCCTGCGCTGCAGGTTGGTTGAGGTGGTCGCGGGCAATTTCATCGGCCACGTCCGTGAGCTGGCGGGCTTGTTCGGTGAGCAGTTGATCCCAGTCGCCCGGGTCGACCGCTTGCCGGGTGCGGGGTGATTCCAGCAACCGCTGTTGGGCGGCGATGACCTGTTCAATACCTGCACGTTGTTTGATCAGCGCCTGGCCCTGGCTTTTGAGCGAAGCCAGTGACGTTACCGGTCTCTGGACTTGTGGTGGGGGCGCGGCGTCTTCGTGGATCTCGACCCAAGTGCCGGCCTGCTGGCGGAACGCACTGATGGTTTCGCCGGTCACCCCGTCGCTCAGGGTGAGATGCTCGCGATTGATCTGCTCAGTGGCCGGCGTGAGGTCGCCGACCAGATAGGTGCGGTTACTGGTTTTGAAAATGCGCTTGGTCGGTGCTTTCGGGCGCAGGTTTTTTGAGCGCGCCTGGTCTACCTCCAGTTCTTCCTGTTTGCGCAGTACCGTTTCCAGCTCGTCCTCGACCAACATCCGGGCATGCTGCAGTTCCTTGAGCAGTCGCTCGGCCACCGGGTGGACCCGTGCGGGGTTGATGAGTTTGAGGGCGTGCATAGCGATTTCATAACTGCGGTACTGCTCAAGGACCGTGTTGTACACCTGGCGCTGTTCATTGAGGGGATAGCCGCTGCTGCTGCGCACTTCGATGTGAGACAGCAGGGCCTGGGACAGGCGGGTGTAGTGCAGGTGTTCGACATACAACGCCTCCTGTGGGGACGGCCCCATACGTATCGGTTCAACGGCGATCCACGACAGGGGGATCAGCGCGTTGAGTTTCACACTTTCGGAAAAAAATCTTTGCGGGCGCACGATGGCTGCCAGCAACTCTTCACGTATCGCCCGTCCTGCCACTGAGTCTTGCTCCAACGCCTCGAGGATGGTCTCCATCCCATGGGACGCTACGGCCATGCGCTGTTCGGTGTCCGCCAGTTCAATGGTTCTGGCTACGACTTGGTCATAGGGCGCCGAGTTTCCGAGCGCTCTTTCCAACACCATCCGCCTGGCCAGGTCACGCATGGGTTCGCCACGCTCGGTAAAGCGAAGGGCGTCTGCCCACGTGCCCAGAAAGTTATGGACGGCGAACTGTTGCTCCCAGAGTGTTTTCAGTAGTTTTGCGCGGTCGTGGACAGTGATCTGAGACTTGCTGAGCTTTTCCAGCTCCAGGCCTACTTTGGCCAATTCCAGGCGTCGCGGCAGCAAGTCTGTAAAGCGTTCTTCGAGGGTTCCCAGCAGCGTTTCATACTGGGTATAGCGTGTTGCGTAGGTTCGCATCTCGGATTGATGGCGCCTTTGAATGACCGGTTGCTGGGCGGCGCTGGCGTTTTCCAGCGCTCTCCAGATCAGTTTCAGCAGATTACCTTGGCTAATCAGTTCTGCCTTGGCGCAATACATGCGGTCCTGGGATTTGTTGAGTTCGAGCAAGAGCGGCGTCAGCTCGATATTGAGCGCCCGTGCACGGACCGCCAACTCTTCGACTTTGCGTTGATTCTGCTCGCGCAACAGGGCCAGTTGCTTGGGGCCACCGCCTGCCAGTTTCAGCCCGCGGTCCAGGGTCCAATGGCCGTTGCCGTCGGTTCTGAGCTGGATGCCGGGGTGATCGGGTTTGGTGGGATCAATAATGAACACATCGCCAAAACCCGGGACGATCTTGACCCGCAGAAACAGGCCCGCCACTGAGGCATACCAGAGGTTGTCGACCTTGAACAAACCCTTGGCCGGCCCAATTGCCACGGGCTCGGGCGCCGGTTCCGGCCAAGGAATGTTGAACTCCAGCAGCTTTTCCAGCAAACGTGCCGAGGCACTGTCGCTGGCCAGGGAACGGTCAAAGTCCAGCAAGGTGCGGCCGCCGCCCGGTGGCTCGGAGGGCAGGCCAACCCGGCCTCGCTCAATCACCGGTTGCTGTCTGATGGCCTGGCCGGCGGGTCGGCGCAAGGGCAAGCGCGCCTGTGGGGCCACGCGGCTTTCGGCCACGGGCGGGCCCGGGACTTGAGGCGGCAAGCCATGGTGGATCAACACCATGCTGATATTAAGCAGCAGATCGACCCAGGCTTGTTCCCGGGCAATGGGGTCGTTGCTTTCCAGGGCCGGCAGGTCCTGTTTAAGGCTCTGCGCCAGTTGTATGAGCCAGCCGGCGGCCGCCAGCGGTCCGCGTACCAGCATCAGCAAGGTATTGAAGCCCAGTTGCAGCCCTTCGAGAATCAACGCCCAGCGGCTTTCGGCGTTGGATGTCGACTCGCGGTCGGCCTGGTCGAGCAACTGCCGGGCTTCGCAAACAAACAGGTATTCCATCAATTGACCGCTGTCCAGGGTCTGCTGGATCGGGTCGTTGTGTTCATCCTCGGCATCGGCCAGTGTCGCCGGTTTCGGGACGCGGGGCAGGGGTGGGAAGTCCGCACCCAGACCACTGATGCGCACGTAGTGCGGTTCGTTAAAACCACCGTTGCTGTAAACCACCCGGGCGTCATCCGACAGCCACGCCAGTACGCTCTCCTGGATCGCCCCAGGCTGGGCGATGGCCGCCAGCAGGCTGTCGCGGCTGGCAAATTCGAGCACCGCATCTCGATAGGCTGGACGATAAAGCAGGTGTGGCCCGGACTGCGGGTCGCGCGGTTCGATAATGAACATGTTCTGCGCCACATCGGCCTTGGCGCCGGGTTTGCGTTGAAAGGCCAACGCCCGCATGACGATTTCATCGGTGTCCACCCAGCGATCTGCGCGCTGGGTAGCGACCACGGCGTTGATACAGCGAACCCCCCTGGCTGTCAGCCCTGCTTCACCTCTGATTTTGTGCTCCAGGGCCTGGGTTTTCAGGTCGATGGGGCGCTGTGCGCAGAATTGACGCTTGCGCTTTTGCGCCTCGGCGGTGTCACTGAGCAACGCCTGTTGAATATACGCCGGGTAGTTCAGGCC
The Pseudomonas hygromyciniae genome window above contains:
- a CDS encoding efflux RND transporter permease subunit; the protein is MSSHHNDKATFLERLIFNNRPAVIVICLLVSIFLFWQATLIRPSTSFEKMIPLQHPFIEKMMEHRNDLANLGNTVRISVEAKDGDIFSKEYMETLRQINDEVFYISGVDRSGLKSLWSPSVRWTEVTEEGFAGGEVIPQSYNGSPESLDQLRNNVLKSGQVGRLVANDFKSSIVDIPLLESYPDPQDQGKLLALDYQKFSHELEDKIRTKFQEQNPNVQIHIVGFAKKVGDLIDGLIMVVLFFGIAFVITLVLLLWFTNCLRSTVAVLITTLVAVVWQLGLMHFFGFGLDPYSMLVPFLIFAIGISHGVQKINGIALQSSEADNALTAARRTFRQLFLPGMIAILADAVGFITLLIIDIGVIRELAIGASIGVAVIVFTNLILLPVAISYVGISKRAIAKSKKDANRDHPFWRLLSNFASPKVAPISVALALIAFGGGLWYSQNLKIGDLDQGAPELRPDSRYNKDNNFIINNYSTSSDVLVVMVKTKAEGCSRYEAMAPIDQLMWKMQNTEGVQSAISLVTVSKQMIKGMNEGNLKWETLSRNPDVLNNSIARADGLYNNNCSLAPVLVFLNDHKAETLDRAVHAVQDFAKENNKEGLEFILAAGNAGIEAATNEVIKEAELTILILVYLCVATMCMITFRSWAATLCIVLPLVLTSVLGNALMAFMGIGVKVATLPVVALGVGIGVDYGIYIYSRLESFLRAGLPLQEAYYQTLKSTGKAVLFTGLCLAIGVCTWIFSAIKFQADMGLMLTFMLLWNMFGALWLLPALARFLIKPEKLAGQKGNSLFAH